A window of Cucurbita pepo subsp. pepo cultivar mu-cu-16 chromosome LG06, ASM280686v2, whole genome shotgun sequence contains these coding sequences:
- the LOC111797433 gene encoding cytochrome P450 CYP72A219-like → MEYSWVGAAIAVIASLLAVRVSWGVLNWVWIRPRKLEKWLKKQGLAGNPYRILHGDLKERAALLEEANAKPVAFSHDIGARVLPSIYKTIQNYGKGSYMWLGPYPRVHIMDPEQLKATFSQINDIQKPDMNPLIDYLLEGIITHEGEKWAKHRKIINPAFHLDKLKGMVPAFVESSKEIVSEWERMVPEEGCCELNVMPYLQDMTCDAISRTAFGSSYKEGQMIFQLLKQLIDLVVKVAFGVYIPGWRFLPTKSNKKLKEINEEIKKKVLGIINKRQKAMKEGEAVQNDLLGILLDSNAKEIEAQGNNKHFGMSIEDVIKECKIFYIGGQETTAQLLTWTMVLLSFHTEWQERARAEVREVFGNDTPNSDGLNRLKVVNMILHEVLRLYPPASMLLREVKKETSVGKLNVPAGVMLIAPVILIHRDREIWGEDANEFKPERFSNGVSKASKLQPAFFPFGWGPRICMGQNFAIMEAKVAISMILQRFSFELSPSYAHAPTVVMSVGPQHGAHIILRKLSKT, encoded by the exons ATGGAGTACTCATGGGTTGGGGCTGCCATTGCAGTGATAGCGAGCTTACTAGCAGTCAGGGTGTCATGGGGTGTGTTGAACTGGGTTTGGATCAGGCCGAGGAAGCTCGAGAAGTGGCTCAAAAAACAAGGCCTCGCCGGAAACCCTTACCGGATTCTGCATGGGGACTTGAAGGAGAGGGCGGCGCTGTTGGAGGAGGCCAACGCCAAGCCTGTGGCATTCTCCCATGACATTGGTGCAAGAGTGTTGCCTTCCATTTATAAAACCATCCAAAACTACG GGAAGGGTTCGTACATGTGGCTTGGGCCATACCCAAGAGTACATATCATGGATCCCGAGCAGCTTAAAGCTACTTTTTCTCAAATCAATGATATTCAAAAACCGGATATGAACCCGCTTATTGACTATCTTTTAGAGGGAATTATAACGCATGAAGGCGAAAAATGGGCTAAACATAGAAAGATTATCAACCCTGCGTTTCATTTGGATAAGTTGAAG GGTATGGTACCGGCATTCGTGGAGAGTAGCAAAGAGATAGTGAGTGAATGGGAAAGAATGGTCCCTGAAGAAGGGTGTTGTGAGTTGAATGTAATGCCATATCTACAAGACATGACATGTGATGCCATTTCAAGAACAGCATTTGGAAGTAGCTATAAGGAAGGACAAATGATCTTCCAACTTCTTAAACAACTTATTGATTTGGTGGTTAAAGTTGCCTTTGGAGTTTATATTCCTGGATGGAG GTTTCTACCAACCAAGtccaacaaaaaattgaaagaaataaatgaagaaataaaaaaaaaggttttggGTATTATAAACAAAAGGCAAAAGGCTATGAAGGAAGGTGAAGCTGTACAAAATGACTTATTGGGCATTCTCCTTGACTCCAATGCTAAAGAAATTGAAGCTCAAGGAAACAACAAACACTTTGGAATGAGTATTGAAGATGTGATTAAAGAGTGTAAGATTTTCTACATTGGTGGCCAAGAAACCACAGCTCAACTATTAACTTGGACCATGGTTTTGTTGAGCTTCCACACCGAGTGGCAAGAACGAGCTAGAGCTGAGGTTCGAGAAGTATTTGGTAACGACACTCCAAATTCAGATGGTTTAAATCGTCTAAAAGTG GTGAATATGATTTTACATGAAGTTCTAAGGCTATATCCACCTGCAAGTATGCTTCTTCGtgaagttaaaaaagaaacaagtgtTGGAAAATTGAATGTACCAGCTGGAGTAATGTTAATTGCACCTGTGATTCTTATCCATCGTGATCGTGAGATATGGGGTGAAGATGCGAATGAGTTTAAACCAGAAAGATTCAGCAATGGAGTTTCTAAAGCGTCAAAATTGCAGCCTGCTTTCTTTCCCTTTGGATGGGGTCCTCGGATATGCATGGGACAGAACTTTGCGATTATGGAGGCCAAAGTTGCGATATCCATGATTCTACAACGTTTTTCATTTGAACTCTCTCCATCGTATGCTCATGCTCCCACTGTGGTTATGTCGGTAGGGCCTCAACATGGAGCTCATATCATTCTACGCAAACTTAGCAAGACTTGA
- the LOC111797438 gene encoding LOW QUALITY PROTEIN: 11-oxo-beta-amyrin 30-oxidase-like (The sequence of the model RefSeq protein was modified relative to this genomic sequence to represent the inferred CDS: inserted 1 base in 1 codon) has protein sequence MEVSTTNSNNKLKEINEEIKKKVLGIINKRQKAMKEGEAVQNDLLGILLDSNAKEIEAQGNNKHFGMSIEDVIKECKIFYIGGQETTAXLLTWSMILLSVCTEWQERARAEVREVFGNNTPNSNGLSRLKVVNMILHEVLRLYPPASMLPRIVKKETKVGKLNLPAGVMLVAPVVLIHRDCEIWGEDANEFKPKRFSNGVSNASKQQPAFLPFGWGPRICLGQNFAIIEAKVAMSLILQRFSFELSPMSVEPQHGAHIILRRLNKV, from the exons ATGGAG GTTTCTACAACCAATTCCAAcaataaattgaaagaaataaatgaagaaataaaaaaaaaggttttggGTATTATAAACAAAAGGCAAAAGGCTATGAAGGAAGGTGAAGCTGTACAAAATGACTTATTGGGCATTCTCCTTGACTCCAATGCTAAAGAAATTGAAGCTCAAGGAAACAACAAACACTTTGGAATGAGTATTGAAGATGTGATTAAAGAGTGTAAGATTTTCTACATTGGTGGCCAAGAAACCACAG AGCTATTAACTTGGTCCATGATTTTGTTGAGCGTCTGTACCGAGTGGCAAGAACGAGCTAGAGCTGAGGTTCGAGAAGTATTTGGTAACAACACTCCAAATTCGAATGGTTTAAGTCGTCTAAAAGTG GTAAATATGATTCTACACGAAGTTTTAAGGCTATATCCACCCGCAAGTATGCTTCCTCGTATAgttaaaaaggaaacaaaagttGGAAAATTGAATCTACCAGCTGGAGTAATGTTAGTTGCACCCGTGGTTCTTATCCACCGTGATTGTGAGATATGGGGTGAGGATGCGAATGAGTTTAAACCAAAAAGATTCAGCAATGGAGTTTCTAACGCATCAAAACAACAGCCTGCTTTCCTCCCCTTTGGATGGGGTCCTCGGATATGCTTGGGGCAGAACTTTGCGATTATTGAGGCCAAAGTTGCGATGTCCTTGATTCTACAGCGTTTTTCATTTGAACTCTCTCCAATGTCTGTTGAGCCTCAACATGGAGCTCATATCATTCTACGTAGACTTAATAAGGTTTGA
- the LOC111797439 gene encoding 60S ribosomal protein L18a-like protein, translating into MSQEDKSAAVGVVVHHHHEPNPGHPHYGTFQGVANYPPVGFPQPTRPPGVSDFDDRSQPQQYAHGYQTVTGYAIVEGRPVREPRLPCCGIGYGWFLFIIGFILPATWYIGAILILCGRVHYREKPGYVACSIAAVIATVAIIFGATKGADVW; encoded by the exons ATGAGCCAGGAAGATAAATCTGCCGCCGTCGGTGTCGTCGTTCACCACCATCACGAACCCAATCCCGGCCACCCTCACTACGGAACCTTTCAAGGCGTCGCTAACTATCCTCCTGTCGGATTCCCCCAGCCTACTCGCCCGCCTGGTGTCTCCGACTTCGACGATCGTTCTCAACCTCAGCAGTATGCTCATGGCTATCAAACTGTCACCG GATATGCTATTGTCGAAGGAAGACCAGTCAGAGAGCCTCGCCTTCCTTGCTGTGGTATTGGCTATGGGTGGTTTCT GTTTATTATTGGCTTCATCCTTCCTGCTACATGGTACATTGGGGCAATTCTTATATTATGTGGCCGGGTGCACTATCGTGAGAAACCAGGATATGTTGCTTGCTCAATTGCT GCGGTTATTGCCACAGTTGCAATAATTTTCGGTGCAACAAAGGGAGCTGATGTCTGGTAA
- the LOC111797403 gene encoding uncharacterized protein LOC111797403, which yields MDREQEDLQFLDFFGIFTESFNLVFSWRKIFSKITLTLILPLSVVFVAHIQVTELLFFKILKNEDSLNSIPKNSPNYTKLSDMITSEWISFWLFKAAYFTFFLVLTLLSTAAVVYTIACVYTGKEITFRKIISVVPKVWRRLMVTFVWNFVIVLVYNIAFGVLILLWAAIFGFGGIGILIIAGISVSYVLGFVYISVVWHLACVVSVLEDVYGIQAMLKSKELIKGKLVLCCAVFLTFTVLFLASQLVFQTVVVLGSSNHYGLRIVLGVLCFLLLFKVFLFGLVAQTIIYFVCKSYHHQNIDKSSLSDHLEVYLGDYVPLTAQDVQLGEF from the coding sequence ATGGATCGAGAGCAGGAAGATCTTCAATTTCTCGACTTCTTCGGCATCTTCACAGAATCCTTCAATCTTGTTTTCTCATGGAGGAAGATCTTCAGCAAGATTACTCTAACCCTAATCTTGCCGCTTTCCGTCGTCTTTGTAGCTCACATCCAGGTAACCGAGCTTCTGTTCTTCAAGATCTTGAAAAACGAAGATTCTCTCAACTCAATCCCCAAGAATTCTCCGAATTACACGAAGCTTTCCGATATGATCACGTCGGAGTGGATCTCTTTCTGGCTCTTCAAAGCTGCGTatttcactttctttcttgttcttactCTCCTTTCCACGGCGGCCGTCGTTTACACCATCGCTTGTGTTTATACCGGTAAAGAAATCACCTTCAGGAAGATTATTAGCGTCGTTCCTAAGGTTTGGAGAAGGCTGATGGTTACGTTCGTATGGAATTTTGTTATCGTTTTGGTTTACAACATTGCTTTTGGTGTTTTGATTCTCCTTTGGGCTGCAATTTTCGGATTCGGTGGGATTGGGATTCTCATCATTGCTGGGATTTCGGTATCATATGTTCTAGGGTTTGTTTACATAAGCGTAGTGTGGCATCTAGCATGCGTTGTCTCGGTTTTGGAGGATGTTTATGGGATTCAAGCAATGTTGAAGAGCAAGGAACTGATTAAGGGGAAGCTGGTGCTTTGTTGTGCTGTTTTCTTAACTTTTACTGTGCTGTTTCTAGCGAGTCAATTGGTTTTTCAGACAGTGGTTGTGCTTGGTAGCTCTAATCATTATGGATTAAGAATTGTtcttggagttctttgtttcttgttgCTGTTCAAGGTGTTCCTCTTTGGGCTTGTTGCTCAAACAATCATCTACTTCGTCTGCAAATCATATCACCATCAAAATATTGACAAGTCCTCATTGTCTGATCATCTGGAAGTGTATCTTGGGGATTATGTTCCACTAACAGCCCAAGATGTTCAATTAGGGGAGTTCTAA